A stretch of the Porifericola rhodea genome encodes the following:
- a CDS encoding DUF420 domain-containing protein, translating to MISSANENRNLVIIGVLSVAIPVVVAILMFSSLKTGIESDWVSFLPHLNGMINSATSIVLVAGLIFIKQQKVKYHKTAMLSAFVLGAIFLVSYVIYHASADSTVYGDLNGNGELDASEEVALGGMRTFYLIILLSHIVLAAIVVPFVLLALYFAIANKIDKHKKIVKFAYPIWLYVSVTGVIVYLMISPYYQ from the coding sequence ATGATTAGCTCAGCCAACGAAAATCGTAATCTAGTAATAATAGGTGTACTTTCAGTAGCTATACCAGTGGTAGTAGCCATACTGATGTTTTCTTCTCTTAAAACTGGTATAGAAAGCGACTGGGTTAGTTTTCTTCCTCATCTTAACGGAATGATTAACTCTGCTACCAGCATAGTTTTAGTAGCAGGGCTTATTTTTATTAAACAACAGAAAGTAAAATATCATAAAACTGCTATGCTTTCTGCTTTTGTACTTGGTGCCATATTTTTGGTTTCCTACGTAATTTATCATGCAAGTGCAGATTCTACCGTTTATGGTGACCTGAATGGTAATGGTGAACTGGATGCCAGTGAGGAAGTTGCACTAGGAGGAATGAGAACTTTTTATCTAATTATTTTGCTGTCACATATTGTGCTTGCAGCAATAGTGGTTCCTTTTGTATTATTGGCATTATATTTTGCTATTGCTAATAAAATAGATAAGCATAAAAAGATTGTTAAGTTCGCCTACCCAATCTGGCTGTATGTATCTGTCACTGGAGTTATTGTTTACCTTATGATTAGTCCGTACTACCAATAA
- a CDS encoding DUF983 domain-containing protein: MSKKSGLYAILNHKCPRCRQGDLFKYSLLSKPHKFTATHKTCPKCQLIFEREPGFFFGAMYVSYGLTMGVLLATAFILYNFFGDPDLVVYITAVPLIVLLLLPVIFRYSRTLYLHGFGGVKYDPKYVKQSD; this comes from the coding sequence ATGTCAAAAAAGTCAGGGCTATACGCTATTCTAAACCATAAATGTCCAAGATGCCGACAGGGCGATCTTTTTAAATATAGCCTTTTAAGCAAGCCTCATAAATTTACTGCTACCCACAAAACCTGTCCTAAATGCCAATTGATATTTGAGCGTGAGCCAGGTTTCTTTTTTGGCGCCATGTACGTGAGCTATGGGCTTACTATGGGAGTATTACTGGCTACCGCTTTTATCCTCTACAATTTTTTTGGAGACCCTGATTTAGTGGTTTACATCACGGCTGTTCCACTTATTGTATTGCTACTTCTTCCTGTAATTTTTCGTTACTCCCGTACATTATACCTTCATGGATTTGGAGGTGTAAAATACGATCCAAAGTATGTAAAACAGTCCGACTAG
- a CDS encoding cytochrome c oxidase subunit 3 — protein MATTATSVEEVNQKNIWNGGVSPLKASYGKLMMWFFLLSDAFTFSALLISYGLIRYSYPAYSGEVENFQFSQEYWPIPEKVFEAVPFLHGIELPLVFVGIMTFILILSSVTMVLAVEAGHRMDRKAVVKWMLWTIIGGFTFLGCQAWEWSHFIHGTDAGGLFPDGSVFFGANLVQNQYGPPLFASLFFFITGFHGFHVFSGVVLNVIVFYQASVGVLEKRGHYEMVEKVGLYWHFVDLVWVFVFTFFYLI, from the coding sequence ATGGCTACAACTGCAACAAGCGTTGAAGAAGTAAATCAGAAGAACATTTGGAATGGTGGTGTATCGCCTTTAAAAGCTAGTTATGGAAAACTCATGATGTGGTTTTTCCTACTTTCAGATGCTTTTACATTTTCTGCCTTACTAATCTCTTACGGTCTTATTAGATATTCTTACCCTGCCTATTCTGGCGAGGTGGAAAACTTTCAGTTTTCTCAAGAATACTGGCCAATTCCTGAAAAAGTTTTTGAAGCAGTTCCCTTCTTACATGGCATAGAGCTTCCACTGGTATTTGTAGGTATCATGACATTTATTCTAATTTTGAGTAGTGTTACTATGGTGCTTGCTGTAGAAGCTGGTCATAGAATGGACCGTAAAGCAGTTGTTAAGTGGATGCTTTGGACTATTATCGGTGGGTTTACTTTTTTAGGCTGCCAGGCTTGGGAATGGTCTCACTTTATTCATGGAACTGATGCTGGTGGTTTGTTCCCTGATGGTTCAGTTTTCTTTGGGGCTAACCTGGTGCAAAATCAGTATGGACCGCCACTATTTGCTTCATTGTTCTTTTTTATCACTGGTTTTCACGGTTTCCACGTTTTTAGTGGTGTTGTTCTTAATGTAATTGTTTTCTATCAGGCTTCTGTTGGAGTATTAGAGAAGAGAGGACACTACGAAATGGTTGAAAAAGTTGGTCTTTACTGGCACTTTGTTGACCTTGTATGGGTATTTGTATTTACGTTTTTCTATTTGATATAA
- a CDS encoding cytochrome C oxidase subunit IV family protein has translation MGELDETSSVAYEPADKSKIRKLWIIALILAVVTAIEFLLATILPRGPLLYFTFIALTIVKAFYIVAEFMHLKGEVKTLIWSILIPIVFVIWLIIALLAEGASIFELKF, from the coding sequence ATGGGTGAATTAGACGAAACTAGTAGCGTAGCATATGAACCAGCGGATAAGAGCAAAATCAGAAAACTCTGGATAATCGCTTTGATACTTGCTGTAGTTACTGCTATAGAATTTTTACTAGCAACAATATTACCTAGAGGTCCTTTATTATACTTTACCTTTATCGCGCTTACCATCGTAAAAGCGTTTTATATAGTAGCTGAATTTATGCACCTTAAAGGTGAGGTTAAAACTTTAATATGGTCAATCCTTATACCTATTGTTTTTGTAATTTGGCTTATTATAGCGCTTCTTGCTGAAGGCGCCTCTATATTTGAATTGAAATTTTAA
- a CDS encoding cytochrome c oxidase subunit 3, whose amino-acid sequence MEQKFDMENLKLEYIEEPKQTLSMHPKKFALWLFIVTVVMIFAALTSAYIVRQSEGNWLDFELPTRLYITSGIIFLSSISMHWAYISAKKDSLGSLKISMFVTAVLGVAFLVGQVLAWQDMVAIDVYFVGNPAGSFLYVLTGLHAVHLISGVIFLIVVLINAFRYKVHAKSMDQIEMCATYWHFLDGLWLYLFIFLLLNH is encoded by the coding sequence ATGGAACAGAAATTTGATATGGAAAACCTTAAATTAGAGTATATAGAAGAGCCTAAGCAGACGCTCTCTATGCATCCTAAAAAGTTTGCGCTCTGGTTATTTATAGTCACGGTAGTTATGATTTTTGCAGCACTAACTAGTGCCTATATAGTGCGTCAGTCAGAAGGAAACTGGTTAGACTTTGAACTACCAACCCGCTTGTATATTACCTCAGGCATCATATTTTTGAGTAGTATTAGTATGCATTGGGCATATATATCTGCAAAAAAAGATAGTTTGGGTAGTCTCAAAATTAGTATGTTTGTTACTGCTGTATTAGGTGTCGCTTTTTTGGTAGGTCAGGTTTTAGCCTGGCAGGATATGGTAGCGATAGATGTTTATTTTGTTGGCAATCCGGCGGGATCATTCTTATATGTACTTACGGGCCTACATGCGGTACACTTAATTAGTGGTGTAATTTTCTTAATTGTAGTATTAATCAATGCTTTTCGTTACAAAGTCCACGCGAAAAGCATGGATCAAATTGAAATGTGTGCAACTTATTGGCACTTTTTAGATGGACTTTGGCTCTATTTATTCATATTTTTGCTCCTTAATCATTAA